One genomic window of Halobellus limi includes the following:
- a CDS encoding ABC transporter ATP-binding protein, with product MTAVGERAETASNPPAIAVEDVTKSYGHFTAVDGLSFAVERGSTVGLFGPNGAGKTTLLRMMAGLARPTRGTITVDGVELAPDDYATYRTIGVVTHETMLYDDLTARENLRFHADLHGVDDPADRCASVLDTVGLSRRGSDRPAAFSHGLRKRLSLARALLHDPEVLLLDEPYTGLDQHSAADLEAVLDGFDDRTVVLTTHDLERGVARCDRGLVVDRGRLEADLALGDAASFAEAYRRTIGVDSEREPRGDPAR from the coding sequence ATGACGGCGGTGGGCGAGCGCGCGGAGACGGCCTCGAACCCCCCGGCGATCGCCGTCGAAGACGTGACGAAATCGTACGGGCACTTCACCGCCGTCGACGGCCTGTCGTTCGCCGTCGAACGCGGCTCGACGGTCGGGCTGTTCGGCCCGAACGGCGCGGGCAAAACGACGTTGCTTCGGATGATGGCGGGGCTCGCGCGACCGACCCGCGGGACGATCACGGTCGACGGCGTGGAACTGGCCCCGGACGACTACGCCACCTACCGAACGATCGGCGTCGTCACTCACGAGACGATGCTGTACGACGACCTCACCGCCCGGGAGAACCTCCGGTTCCACGCGGACCTTCACGGCGTCGACGACCCCGCGGACCGGTGTGCGTCGGTACTCGATACCGTCGGGCTGTCCCGCCGCGGGAGCGACCGACCGGCGGCGTTCTCACACGGGCTTCGGAAGCGGCTGTCGCTCGCCCGCGCGCTGCTCCACGATCCCGAGGTGCTGTTGCTCGACGAGCCGTACACCGGACTCGACCAGCACTCAGCCGCCGACCTCGAAGCCGTCCTCGACGGGTTCGACGACCGGACCGTCGTTCTGACGACGCACGACCTCGAACGCGGTGTCGCCCGCTGCGACCGGGGGCTCGTCGTCGATCGCGGTCGCCTCGAGGCGGACCTCGCGCTCGGGGACGCGGCGTCGTTCGCCGAGGCGTATCGCCGGACGATCGGCGTCGACTCCGAGCGGGAACCGAGGGGGGACCCGGCGCGATGA
- a CDS encoding cytochrome c maturation protein CcmE domain-containing protein: protein MKGSRVRTAHVRRKNKLLVTTVGVLVLLATLGVTSMNASAAFVSPTQLSESDGTYQEEWVNLEGVVTDLDVDGETITFAVTDGNHTVPVVYEGTVPDTLQDGRVVVAKGQFEGDRLVANKLSVRAHEGEERPESTR from the coding sequence ATGAAGGGTAGCCGCGTACGAACCGCACACGTGCGCCGGAAGAACAAACTGCTCGTCACGACCGTCGGGGTACTCGTCCTCTTGGCCACCCTCGGCGTGACGAGTATGAACGCCTCGGCCGCGTTCGTGTCGCCGACGCAACTCTCGGAATCGGACGGGACGTACCAAGAAGAGTGGGTCAACCTCGAGGGCGTCGTCACCGACCTCGACGTCGACGGAGAGACGATCACCTTCGCGGTGACCGACGGGAACCACACCGTCCCGGTGGTCTACGAGGGGACGGTCCCCGATACGCTCCAAGACGGCCGCGTCGTCGTCGCCAAGGGACAGTTCGAGGGGGACCGACTGGTCGCGAACAAACTCTCCGTCCGTGCACACGAAGGCGAGGAGCGGCCCGAGAGCACTCGATGA
- a CDS encoding helix-turn-helix domain-containing protein: MRELVFALEYEPGCNRVADALADHPDARVRSLSLHVTADHLWRVDHATGTPAALDDIEAAFVDSDYYADCLAAEHCGATQTTEVLDHTDDTLVLYSHWERTPACDSVPHIARDHFGDGVLFETRHEGRHYTWRLIHSGDGDAAAFFDDLAAAVGDCAQTELLRSTETAAPAGRVSETSDGLPPEQEAALRAAVEHGYYESPREVDVGELAAHLDVPRSTLTYRLRRAEERLAKRHVAREHVADGRVSTGSSTSL, encoded by the coding sequence ATGCGCGAACTCGTCTTCGCCCTCGAGTACGAACCCGGGTGCAACCGGGTGGCCGACGCCCTCGCCGACCACCCCGACGCCCGGGTCCGGTCGCTCTCGCTGCACGTCACCGCCGACCACCTCTGGCGGGTCGATCACGCGACCGGCACGCCGGCGGCGCTGGACGACATCGAGGCCGCGTTCGTCGACAGCGACTACTACGCGGACTGCTTGGCCGCCGAGCACTGCGGCGCCACGCAGACGACGGAGGTGCTGGATCACACCGACGACACGCTCGTCCTCTACTCCCACTGGGAGCGGACCCCCGCCTGCGACTCGGTCCCCCACATCGCCCGCGACCACTTCGGCGACGGCGTCCTGTTCGAGACCCGCCACGAGGGCCGCCACTACACGTGGCGGCTGATCCACTCCGGCGACGGCGACGCCGCGGCGTTCTTCGACGACCTCGCGGCGGCGGTGGGCGACTGCGCCCAGACGGAACTCCTCCGGTCGACGGAGACGGCCGCGCCCGCGGGTCGCGTCTCTGAGACCTCCGACGGACTGCCCCCCGAACAGGAGGCCGCGCTCCGGGCCGCGGTCGAACACGGCTACTACGAGTCGCCTCGCGAGGTCGACGTCGGCGAGCTCGCGGCGCACCTCGACGTACCGCGATCGACGCTCACCTACCGGCTCCGACGGGCCGAAGAGCGGCTGGCGAAGCGACACGTGGCGAGAGAACACGTCGCCGACGGGCGGGTTTCGACGGGATCGTCGACGTCACTCTGA
- a CDS encoding heavy metal translocating P-type ATPase produces MTDDRDPVGQPTGEGRREVTVRLVVPEMDCPSCAGKVDKSLDRVEGIVDTTLQPTTGTASVTYDPDRVSEADLIDAIEGAGYEVVAGGGSEDGTAAGSGPEASAGGVDVAPPAEVWTSPRAIKTWIGAVFVTLGLLFEFVLAGQNPAVASVLAYPLHLADVLFLVAIAVSGYPVVRGGYYSARNRSLDIDLLMGTAIIAATGIGYFVEAATLAVLFSVAELLEDYSMDRARDSLRELMELSPDEATVRRDSDAAGDSGETAEEVTVPAEEVAVGETVIVRPGEKIPLDGVVREGESAVDESPITGESVPVDKTEGAAVYAGSINTEGYLEVEVTSTAGDSTLSRIIEMVQGAQEKQTDKEQFVDRFAGYYTPAVVVLAILTAAVPPLLIADPVSVGAAGYAITFVGDWGTWFVRGLTLLVIACPCAFVISTPVSVVSGITSAAKNGVLIKGGNHLEAMGEVDAVAFDKTGTLTRGELAVTDVVAFGDRDEDDVLRYAAGLERRSEHPIASAILARSEEAGIENPPSASDFESFTGKGVRADVDGETFYAGNPALFEELGFDLTASQHRTDGGALTGRSAGEDVGDVLADLEHEGKTVVLVGTETELLGTVAIADEVRPGARRTVERLHELGVEHVVMLTGDNEGTARAIAEDVGVDEYRAELLPEEKVEAIEEIRDAHGDVAMVGDGVNDAPALATADVGVAMGAAGTDTALETADIALMGDDIGKLPYLYALSHTANGVIRQNIWASLAVKALLALGVPLGFVSVAVAVVVGDMGMSLGVTGNAMRLAGIDPERFA; encoded by the coding sequence ATGACAGACGACAGGGATCCGGTAGGACAGCCGACGGGCGAAGGGAGACGGGAGGTGACGGTCCGGCTTGTCGTCCCCGAGATGGACTGCCCGTCGTGTGCGGGCAAGGTCGACAAGAGCCTCGACCGCGTCGAGGGCATCGTCGACACGACGCTGCAACCGACGACGGGCACCGCCTCCGTCACGTACGATCCCGATCGGGTCAGTGAGGCGGACCTGATCGACGCGATCGAGGGCGCGGGCTACGAGGTCGTCGCGGGCGGCGGTTCCGAGGACGGGACCGCCGCCGGATCGGGGCCGGAAGCGTCGGCCGGCGGCGTCGACGTCGCCCCGCCCGCGGAGGTGTGGACGAGTCCGCGGGCGATCAAGACGTGGATCGGCGCGGTCTTCGTCACCCTCGGCCTCCTCTTCGAGTTCGTACTCGCGGGGCAGAACCCCGCGGTGGCGAGCGTGCTCGCGTACCCCCTCCACCTCGCGGACGTGCTCTTCCTCGTGGCGATCGCCGTCAGCGGCTACCCGGTCGTCCGCGGCGGCTACTACTCCGCGCGGAACCGGAGCCTCGACATCGACCTGCTCATGGGGACGGCGATCATCGCGGCGACCGGCATCGGCTACTTCGTGGAGGCCGCGACGCTCGCGGTGCTCTTCAGCGTCGCCGAACTGCTGGAGGACTACTCGATGGACAGGGCCCGGGACTCCCTGCGGGAACTGATGGAACTGTCGCCCGACGAGGCGACCGTCCGCCGCGACTCGGACGCGGCGGGAGACAGCGGTGAAACGGCCGAAGAGGTGACCGTCCCGGCCGAGGAGGTCGCCGTCGGCGAGACGGTGATCGTCCGCCCGGGCGAGAAGATTCCCCTCGACGGGGTCGTCCGGGAGGGCGAGAGCGCGGTCGACGAGTCGCCCATCACCGGCGAGAGCGTCCCGGTCGACAAGACCGAGGGCGCGGCGGTCTACGCAGGCAGCATCAACACCGAGGGGTACCTCGAAGTCGAAGTCACCTCCACCGCCGGCGACTCGACGCTCTCGCGGATCATCGAGATGGTGCAGGGAGCCCAGGAGAAACAGACCGACAAAGAGCAGTTTGTCGACCGCTTCGCGGGCTACTACACGCCCGCCGTCGTCGTGCTCGCGATCCTGACGGCCGCGGTTCCGCCGCTCCTGATCGCCGATCCCGTCTCGGTGGGGGCGGCCGGCTACGCGATCACGTTCGTCGGCGACTGGGGGACGTGGTTCGTCCGCGGGCTCACCCTGCTCGTGATCGCCTGTCCCTGCGCGTTCGTCATCTCGACGCCCGTCTCCGTCGTCTCCGGTATCACCAGCGCCGCGAAGAACGGCGTCCTGATCAAGGGCGGCAACCACCTCGAAGCGATGGGCGAGGTCGACGCGGTGGCGTTCGACAAGACCGGGACGCTCACGCGGGGCGAACTGGCCGTGACCGACGTCGTCGCCTTCGGCGACCGCGACGAGGACGACGTCCTCCGGTACGCCGCCGGCCTCGAACGGCGGAGCGAACACCCGATCGCGTCGGCGATCCTGGCCCGCAGCGAGGAGGCGGGCATCGAGAACCCGCCGAGCGCCTCGGATTTCGAGAGCTTCACCGGCAAGGGCGTCCGGGCCGACGTCGACGGCGAGACGTTCTATGCGGGCAACCCCGCGCTGTTCGAGGAGCTCGGCTTCGATCTCACGGCCTCCCAACACCGCACCGACGGCGGCGCGCTGACCGGTCGGTCCGCGGGCGAGGACGTCGGCGACGTCCTCGCCGACCTGGAGCACGAGGGCAAGACGGTCGTCCTCGTCGGTACCGAGACGGAACTGCTCGGAACGGTCGCCATCGCCGACGAGGTGCGGCCGGGCGCCCGGCGGACCGTCGAGCGGCTCCACGAACTCGGCGTCGAACACGTGGTGATGCTGACCGGCGACAACGAGGGCACCGCCCGCGCCATCGCCGAGGACGTCGGCGTCGACGAGTACCGCGCGGAACTGCTGCCCGAGGAGAAGGTCGAAGCGATCGAAGAGATCCGCGACGCTCACGGCGACGTCGCGATGGTCGGCGACGGCGTCAACGACGCGCCCGCGCTGGCCACCGCGGACGTCGGCGTCGCGATGGGCGCGGCGGGGACCGACACCGCCTTAGAGACCGCCGACATCGCGCTGATGGGCGACGACATCGGCAAACTCCCGTACCTCTACGCGCTGTCGCACACGGCCAACGGCGTGATCCGGCAGAACATCTGGGCCAGCCTCGCCGTGAAGGCGCTGCTCGCGCTCGGGGTCCCCCTGGGCTTCGTCAGCGTCGCCGTCGCGGTCGTCGTCGGCGATATGGGGATGAGCCTCGGCGTGACCGGCAACGCGATGCGGCTGGCTGGGATCGACCCCGAGCGGTTCGCGTAA
- a CDS encoding 23S rRNA (uridine(2552)-2'-O)-methyltransferase, giving the protein MTGRDEYYNKAKQEGYRARSAYKLKQLDEEAGLFGPGNTVVDLGAAPGGWLQVASEAVGEGGTVVGVDFQRIRDLELENVETIRGDMTDEDTKAELREKIGEDGADVVVSDMAPNMTGEYSLDHARSVHLARQAFEVALDLLPAGGDFAAKVFDGQDLDDLRAEVDEEFEYVRSIHPEASRDSSSELYLVGKHRITAPVREGEELDAVVDDVGSEGDGVVKIDGYALFVPGTEAGDSVRIRVTDVKAKFGFAEVVDEA; this is encoded by the coding sequence ATGACTGGGAGAGACGAGTACTACAACAAGGCGAAACAGGAGGGCTACCGGGCTCGCTCGGCCTACAAACTGAAGCAACTCGACGAGGAGGCGGGGCTGTTCGGTCCCGGGAACACCGTCGTCGACCTCGGGGCGGCCCCGGGCGGGTGGCTCCAGGTCGCCTCCGAGGCTGTCGGCGAGGGCGGGACCGTCGTCGGCGTCGACTTCCAGCGGATCCGCGATTTGGAACTGGAGAACGTCGAGACGATCCGCGGCGACATGACCGACGAGGACACCAAGGCCGAACTGAGAGAGAAGATCGGCGAGGACGGCGCCGACGTCGTCGTCTCCGATATGGCTCCGAATATGACCGGCGAGTACTCGCTGGATCACGCCCGTTCGGTCCACCTCGCGCGACAGGCCTTCGAGGTCGCGCTCGACCTGCTTCCCGCCGGCGGCGACTTCGCCGCGAAGGTGTTCGACGGCCAGGACCTCGACGACCTGCGAGCGGAGGTCGACGAGGAGTTCGAGTACGTCCGGTCGATCCATCCCGAGGCGTCGAGAGACTCCTCCTCGGAACTGTACCTGGTCGGCAAACACCGGATCACGGCGCCGGTCCGCGAGGGCGAGGAACTCGACGCCGTCGTCGACGACGTCGGCAGCGAGGGCGACGGCGTCGTCAAGATCGACGGCTACGCGCTGTTCGTTCCCGGGACGGAGGCGGGCGACTCGGTCCGGATCCGCGTCACCGACGTCAAGGCGAAGTTCGGCTTCGCGGAAGTCGTCGACGAAGCGTAG
- a CDS encoding queuosine precursor transporter produces MSETRTQAGRIALVALFVTALTTAQLTASKLLAFGLPFELPVTGASIVLPGAALAYALTFFASDCYSELYGRRAAQVMVNVGFAMNFVLLALVWSTILAPAANPEAAGQFRAVLAPGTNIVLGSLLAYVVSQNWDVLVFHRIRDATGASMLWLRNIASTATSQAIDTVLFVGVAFYVAPRVLGFGDPLPVSVILSLIVGQYLLKLLIALLDTPFVYAVVAFFGGSTIETEDNAWAAD; encoded by the coding sequence ATGAGTGAGACGCGGACGCAGGCCGGCCGGATCGCCCTCGTGGCGCTGTTCGTGACCGCGCTGACCACCGCCCAGTTGACCGCCTCGAAGCTGCTGGCGTTCGGCCTCCCGTTCGAGCTACCGGTCACGGGCGCGAGCATCGTGCTCCCGGGCGCGGCGCTGGCGTACGCGCTGACGTTCTTCGCCTCCGACTGCTACTCCGAACTGTACGGCCGCCGCGCGGCGCAGGTGATGGTCAACGTCGGCTTCGCGATGAACTTCGTGCTGCTCGCGCTCGTCTGGAGCACCATCCTCGCGCCCGCGGCGAACCCCGAGGCCGCCGGGCAGTTCCGCGCGGTGCTCGCACCGGGGACGAACATCGTCCTCGGAAGCCTGCTGGCCTACGTCGTCAGTCAGAACTGGGACGTCCTCGTCTTCCACCGCATCCGCGACGCCACCGGCGCGTCGATGCTCTGGCTCCGCAACATCGCCTCGACGGCGACGAGTCAAGCGATCGACACGGTGCTCTTCGTCGGCGTCGCGTTCTACGTCGCACCGCGGGTGCTCGGGTTCGGCGATCCGCTGCCCGTCTCTGTGATCCTTTCTCTGATCGTCGGGCAGTACCTCCTGAAACTACTCATCGCCTTGCTCGACACGCCGTTCGTCTACGCGGTCGTCGCGTTCTTCGGCGGATCGACCATCGAGACGGAGGACAACGCCTGGGCGGCGGACTGA
- a CDS encoding ribbon-helix-helix domain-containing protein, which produces MAKISVEIPDELLSDLDEHVGDDGKFVNRSDAVRASIRKTLDVLDEIDSRHGRIDDE; this is translated from the coding sequence ATGGCCAAAATAAGCGTAGAGATTCCGGACGAACTGCTCTCGGACCTCGACGAGCACGTCGGCGACGACGGCAAGTTCGTCAACCGCAGCGACGCGGTCCGCGCGTCGATCCGGAAGACGCTGGACGTGCTGGACGAGATCGACTCCCGACACGGGCGGATCGACGATGAGTGA
- a CDS encoding molybdopterin-dependent oxidoreductase encodes MTATPDAHVTVDGESSVRIPVPLPADHGHETATVEGAFRCSTGDLIAEEWTGLAVDALLLDADAPDETTHVQVAGEDGFTVCVPVGAALDGVLSFAESGESVESDPRFAAPGVSGTRTVKGVRRVRPITLDPSEHPEEREELNPAESDDE; translated from the coding sequence ATGACCGCGACTCCCGACGCGCACGTCACCGTAGACGGCGAGAGCTCCGTCAGGATCCCCGTCCCGCTCCCGGCGGACCACGGCCACGAGACGGCGACCGTCGAGGGGGCGTTCCGGTGTTCGACGGGCGACCTCATCGCGGAGGAATGGACCGGCCTCGCGGTCGACGCGCTGTTGCTCGACGCCGACGCACCCGACGAGACCACGCACGTCCAGGTGGCGGGCGAAGACGGGTTCACCGTCTGCGTTCCGGTCGGTGCCGCGCTCGACGGCGTGCTGAGCTTCGCGGAGTCCGGTGAGAGCGTCGAGTCCGATCCGCGGTTCGCCGCTCCCGGGGTCTCCGGCACGCGCACCGTGAAGGGCGTCCGGCGAGTCCGACCGATCACGCTCGATCCGAGCGAGCACCCCGAAGAGCGGGAGGAACTCAACCCCGCCGAGAGCGACGACGAGTAG
- a CDS encoding carboxymuconolactone decarboxylase family protein produces the protein MARVDLLDPNESDDPDVREFAPKVTAPDGSVGKHFQAETHFPEVMMKVYEARLDLARKGDLGTELFTKLAVAVSMANECKYCTGAYAKQLSPRLGGDEATREWQLALASGDLDGDEALVIDFALDALDDPAAVTDEDFETLREACGFTDETFVELLYAVNIVSGYNRVTMATDLGYDHDYPEEWADPDSYPAGFRRSAWPS, from the coding sequence ATGGCACGCGTCGACCTCCTCGATCCGAACGAGTCAGACGACCCGGACGTCCGCGAGTTCGCCCCGAAAGTGACCGCTCCCGACGGATCGGTCGGCAAGCACTTCCAGGCGGAGACGCACTTCCCGGAGGTGATGATGAAGGTGTACGAGGCGCGTCTCGACCTCGCACGGAAGGGCGACCTCGGCACCGAACTGTTCACGAAACTCGCCGTCGCGGTCTCGATGGCGAACGAGTGCAAGTACTGCACCGGGGCCTACGCCAAGCAGCTGTCTCCGCGCCTCGGCGGCGACGAGGCGACCCGGGAGTGGCAACTCGCGCTCGCGAGCGGCGACCTCGACGGCGACGAGGCGCTCGTGATCGACTTCGCGCTCGACGCGCTCGACGACCCCGCCGCGGTGACCGACGAGGACTTCGAGACGCTCCGTGAGGCGTGTGGGTTCACGGACGAGACGTTCGTCGAACTGCTCTACGCCGTCAACATCGTCTCGGGGTACAACCGGGTGACGATGGCGACGGACCTCGGATACGACCACGACTACCCGGAGGAGTGGGCCGATCCGGACTCCTACCCTGCCGGGTTCCGGAGGTCGGCGTGGCCGTCGTAG
- the tatC gene encoding twin-arginine translocase subunit TatC, with amino-acid sequence MSSALDEDTRATLDAGRETAGAMLRAAQKDLQKVFIFFLIGFLGTFYALRLYVWDFLKRVTRAQMSAGVSGDVSIIAQTPFDVILLQAKIGLVVGVVLALPVFLYFSRDALVERGLWPSSPVPVWQLVLIFLGMVTLFVLGVAYGYFVFFPFTFAFLAQNAIAAGFSPTYSIVKWAQFIFLLTASFGLASQLPLAMTGLSYAEIVPYETFRDKWRHAAVGVFAVGALFTPPDPFTQIMWAIPVLALYGVSLYLAKIVTTARRGSEKMDVAASVRAHWNVIAGVGVVGALLVYAFFERGGVGYVNDGLAAIGSDYVILAPSSTALLGGYVLLAGVAAAIVAVGYFVYHDLDDLAVVEAGVGDPSKIDLADLDADGVRAAPPEVFGALSEDEAMAAAGDALDAGERAKAQAIIDRFDEDGDSGGDGTDGAAAPAESEAATAAESGGSIGDRFSRASSTFFDEFGDDEESGGDSDAADGDESEFEGYYTDIAFILDSITSRAFRIVGLFMLVLAGTFGWLYTGGIKRVYEDFLSRLPAQVTPEEVLNVVALHPMEALVFEVKFSTIVAGIVTAPVLAYYAWPALRERNIIRQRQRAVFLWTGALAAGLIGGFALGYSTIAPGIISWLVNDAVQANMVIAYRITNFFWLIFFTTAGIGILADVPILMILLNSAGVSYRSMRGRWREVTVGVLAFAALFTPADVLTMFLVTIPLMAAYGIGLGVLFVVTLGGRRDLAPPRSVDA; translated from the coding sequence ATGTCCAGCGCGCTCGACGAGGACACGAGAGCGACACTCGACGCCGGACGGGAGACCGCCGGCGCGATGCTTCGAGCCGCGCAAAAGGACCTGCAGAAGGTCTTCATCTTCTTCCTGATCGGCTTTCTCGGGACGTTCTACGCCCTCCGGCTCTACGTCTGGGACTTCCTGAAGCGCGTCACGAGAGCGCAGATGTCCGCGGGAGTCAGCGGCGACGTCTCGATCATCGCCCAGACGCCGTTCGACGTGATCCTCCTGCAGGCGAAGATCGGCCTCGTCGTCGGCGTCGTCCTCGCGCTCCCCGTGTTCCTCTATTTCTCCCGCGACGCCCTCGTCGAGCGCGGGCTGTGGCCCTCCTCGCCGGTTCCCGTCTGGCAGCTCGTGCTCATCTTCCTCGGGATGGTGACGCTCTTCGTCCTCGGCGTCGCCTACGGCTACTTCGTCTTCTTCCCGTTCACGTTCGCGTTCCTCGCGCAGAACGCCATCGCCGCCGGCTTCTCGCCGACGTACTCGATCGTCAAGTGGGCGCAGTTCATCTTCCTGCTCACCGCCTCCTTCGGCCTCGCGAGCCAGTTACCGCTCGCGATGACCGGGCTCTCCTACGCCGAGATCGTCCCCTACGAGACCTTCCGCGACAAGTGGCGTCACGCCGCCGTCGGCGTCTTCGCCGTCGGGGCGCTGTTCACGCCGCCGGACCCGTTCACGCAGATTATGTGGGCGATACCCGTCCTCGCGCTGTACGGCGTCAGCCTCTACCTCGCGAAGATCGTCACGACCGCGCGGCGCGGGAGCGAGAAGATGGACGTCGCCGCCAGCGTCCGGGCGCACTGGAACGTCATCGCCGGCGTCGGCGTCGTCGGTGCCCTCCTCGTCTACGCGTTCTTCGAGCGCGGGGGCGTCGGCTACGTCAACGACGGCCTCGCCGCCATCGGCAGCGACTACGTGATCCTCGCGCCGTCGTCGACCGCCCTGCTCGGGGGCTACGTGCTCCTGGCGGGCGTCGCCGCCGCGATCGTCGCCGTCGGCTACTTCGTCTACCACGACCTCGACGACCTCGCGGTCGTCGAGGCGGGCGTCGGCGACCCGAGCAAGATCGACCTCGCGGACCTCGACGCCGACGGGGTCCGCGCCGCGCCGCCGGAGGTGTTCGGCGCGCTCAGCGAGGACGAGGCGATGGCCGCCGCCGGCGACGCGCTCGACGCAGGCGAGCGGGCGAAGGCGCAGGCCATCATCGACCGTTTCGACGAGGACGGCGACAGCGGCGGCGATGGGACCGACGGAGCGGCCGCCCCGGCCGAGTCGGAAGCGGCGACGGCCGCCGAGTCGGGCGGATCGATCGGCGACCGGTTCTCACGCGCCAGCAGCACGTTCTTCGACGAGTTCGGTGACGACGAGGAGTCCGGCGGCGATTCCGACGCCGCGGACGGTGACGAGAGCGAGTTCGAGGGCTACTACACCGACATCGCGTTCATCCTCGATTCGATCACCTCGCGGGCGTTCCGCATCGTGGGGCTGTTCATGCTCGTGCTCGCCGGGACGTTCGGGTGGCTCTACACCGGGGGAATCAAGCGGGTCTACGAGGACTTCCTCAGTCGGCTTCCGGCGCAGGTGACCCCCGAGGAGGTGCTCAACGTCGTCGCCCTCCACCCGATGGAGGCGCTGGTGTTCGAGGTGAAGTTCTCGACGATCGTCGCCGGCATCGTGACTGCCCCGGTGCTCGCTTACTACGCGTGGCCCGCCCTCCGCGAACGGAACATCATCCGCCAGCGCCAGCGTGCGGTCTTCCTGTGGACCGGGGCGCTGGCGGCCGGCCTGATCGGCGGGTTCGCGCTCGGCTACTCCACGATCGCCCCGGGCATCATCTCCTGGCTGGTCAACGACGCCGTCCAGGCGAACATGGTGATCGCCTACCGCATCACCAACTTCTTCTGGCTCATCTTCTTCACCACGGCCGGTATCGGGATCCTCGCCGACGTGCCGATCCTGATGATCCTGCTCAACAGCGCGGGCGTGAGCTACCGGTCGATGCGAGGCCGCTGGCGCGAGGTGACCGTCGGCGTCCTCGCCTTCGCGGCGCTCTTCACGCCGGCGGACGTCCTCACGATGTTCCTCGTGACGATCCCGCTGATGGCCGCCTACGGGATCGGCCTCGGGGTGCTGTTCGTCGTCACGCTCGGCGGGCGGCGCGATCTGGCGCCGCCACGAAGCGTGGACGCCTGA
- the larE gene encoding ATP-dependent sacrificial sulfur transferase LarE: MATQTDPEPVAEDATGKAAAVRDSLSECDGVLVAFSGGVDSSVVAALAHEALGDDAVACTAKSETLPAAELDDARRVAAEIGIRHEIVEFSELDNPDFVENDGDRCYHCRTMRLGRMYEAARELGIGTVCDGTNASDPGEGHRPGLRAVEELDVRSPLLEAGIGKEEVREIADAFDLSVADKPSMACLSSRIPTGLEVTTERLSRVEKAERVLREWGFSQFRVRDHDGLARIEIASEELEAALNHDFAVAVREHLADLGFEHVTLDLHGYQTGSVSPSDGGDEAEGDSEASGSDDDEPLVEDVFSAEYPTASE; encoded by the coding sequence ATGGCAACCCAGACGGACCCGGAACCGGTCGCGGAGGACGCGACGGGGAAGGCCGCCGCCGTCCGCGACTCGCTCTCGGAGTGTGACGGCGTTCTCGTCGCCTTCTCCGGCGGCGTCGACTCCTCGGTCGTCGCCGCGCTGGCACACGAGGCCCTCGGCGACGACGCCGTCGCGTGCACGGCCAAGTCGGAGACGCTGCCGGCGGCCGAACTCGACGACGCCCGTCGGGTCGCGGCGGAGATCGGGATCCGCCACGAGATCGTCGAGTTCTCCGAGCTCGACAACCCCGACTTCGTCGAGAACGATGGTGACCGGTGCTATCACTGCCGAACGATGCGCCTCGGCCGGATGTACGAGGCGGCGCGGGAGCTGGGAATCGGCACGGTCTGCGACGGGACCAACGCCTCCGATCCGGGCGAGGGACACCGCCCGGGGCTCCGCGCCGTCGAGGAATTAGACGTCCGCTCGCCGCTTTTGGAAGCGGGAATCGGGAAGGAGGAGGTCAGAGAAATCGCCGACGCCTTCGATCTCTCTGTCGCGGACAAGCCCTCGATGGCGTGTCTCTCCTCGCGGATCCCGACGGGACTGGAAGTGACGACAGAGCGACTCTCGCGCGTCGAGAAGGCCGAGCGCGTGCTCCGAGAGTGGGGCTTCTCGCAGTTCCGCGTCCGCGATCACGACGGCCTCGCCCGCATCGAGATCGCGAGCGAGGAGCTGGAGGCCGCCCTGAATCACGACTTCGCCGTCGCCGTGCGCGAGCACCTCGCGGACCTCGGCTTCGAGCACGTGACGCTGGATCTGCACGGGTATCAGACCGGCAGTGTCAGTCCGAGCGACGGCGGGGACGAGGCGGAGGGAGATAGCGAGGCGAGCGGAAGCGACGACGACGAACCGCTCGTCGAAGACGTGTTCTCGGCGGAGTACCCGACCGCCAGCGAGTGA